One window of the Eucalyptus grandis isolate ANBG69807.140 chromosome 6, ASM1654582v1, whole genome shotgun sequence genome contains the following:
- the LOC104449479 gene encoding plastidic ATP/ADP-transporter, which translates to MEAVLQTKGLLSLPSKPRNRFLNPSQSLRQRVLSIKPNSLAAFPLSTNGFQKFNGVISRPGEIYQKNRTFHICKAEAAAAGADGQPVFGEPEKPKFLGLEPVTFKKIVPLGLMFFCILFNYTILRDTKDVLVVTAKGSSAEIIPFLKTWVNLPMAVGFMLLYTKLANVLSKEALFYSVIVPFIAFFGAFGFVLYPLSNYIHPQAFADKLLDTLGPRFLGPLAIMRIWSFCLFYVMAELWGSVVISVLFWGFANQITTVEEAKRFYPLFGLGANVALVFSGRTVKYFSNMRKNLGPGVDGWAISLKAMMTIVVVMGLAICGLYWWVNTFVPLPTRSKKKKEKPKMGTMESIKFLASSRYIRDLATLVVAYGISINLVEVTWKSKLKAQFPSPNEYSSFMGDFSTATGVMTFSMMLLSQVIFNKYGWGVAAKITPTVLLLTGVGFFSLLLFGDPLAPSLAKFGMTPLLAAVYVGAMQNIFSKSAKYSLFDPCKEMAYIPLDEDTKVKGKAAIDVVCNPLGKSGGALIQQFMILTFGSLANSTPYLGGILLVIVLAWLAAARSLETQFSALRQEEELEKEMEREEVKIPVLPQSESGNGSLASGSTFNPATGDSASSSSETSTPRN; encoded by the exons atggaggcaGTTCTACAGACCAAAGGTCTTCTGTCCCTACCCTCAAAACCCAGAAACAGGTTCTTGAATCCATCCCAGAGCCTCAGGCAAAGAGTTTTGTCCATCAAACCCAACAGTCTCGCCGCTTTTCCTCTGTCCACAAATGGGTTCCAGAAATTCAATGGCGTCATCTCAAGACCTGGTGAAATTTACCAGAAAAACCGGACCTTTCACATCTGCAAGGCCGAGGCAGCAGCTGCAGGTGCTGATGGTCAGCCTGTCTTTGGTGAGCCAGAGAAGCCCAAGTTCCTGGGCTTAGAGCCTGTCACCTTCAAGAAGATTGTCCCTCTAGGGTTGATGTTCTTTTGCATTCTCTTCAACTACACAATTCTCAGGGACACAAAGGATGTGTTGGTGGTGACTGCTAAAGGGAGCAGCGCAGAAATCATACCTTTCCTCAAGACTTGGGTTAATTTGCCCATGGCTGTCGGGTTCATGTTGTTGTACACCAAATTGGCTAATGTTCTTTCCAAGGAAGCCCTCTTCTATTCGGTGATTGTCCCTTTCATTGCCTTCTTTGGGGCATTTGGGTTTGTTCTGTACCCTCTCAGCAACTACATCCACCCTCAAGCCTTTGCAGACAAGCTTCTTGATACGTTGGGTCCTAGGTTTCTTGGACCTCTTGCAATCATGAGGATCTGGAGCTTCTGCTTGTTTTATGTTATGGCTGAGCTGTGGGGAAGTGTGGTGATTTCTGTGCTGTTCTGGGGATTTGCCAATCAG ATAACCACTGTTGAAGAAGCCAAAAGGTTCTACCCTCTATTTGGACTTGGGGCCAATGTTGCTCTTGTTTTCTCTGGCCGAACAGTGAAGTATTTCTCTAATATGAGAAAAAATTTGGGTCCTGGAGTCGATGGCTGGGCTATCTCCTTGAAAGCTATGATGACAATCGTGGTGGTAATGGGGCTTGCAATTTGTGGCCTATACTGGTGGGTGAACACTTTCGTTCCTCTTCCAACTCgtagcaagaagaagaag GAGAAGCCCAAGATGGGAACAATGGAGAGCATAAAGTTCTTGGCATCTTCAAGATACATCCGAGATCTCGCTACATTAGTGGTTGCTTATGGTATTAGCATCAATCTTGTTGAAGTTACATGGAAATCAAAGCTCAAAGCGCAG TTTCCCAGTCCAAATGAATATTCTTCCTTCATGGGCGATTTCTCGACTGCAACCGGTGTAATGACCTTCAGCATGATGTTGCTTAGCCAAGTCATATTCAACAAATATGGATGGGGAGTCGCAGCCAAGATCACGCCAACCGTCCTGCTTCTGACAGGAGTTGGATTCTTTTCTCTATTATTGTTTGGCGATCCGCTTGCTCCCTCTCTAGCTAAGTTTGGGATGACCCCTCTTCTAGCTGCTGTATACGTGGGTGCCATGCAAAATATTTTCAGCAAGAGCGCCAAGTACAGCTTATTTGACCCTTGCAAAGAAATGGCGTACATTCCTCTCGATGAAGACACCAAG GTTAAAGGTAAAGCAGCCATAGATGTCGTCTGTAACCCACTGGGCAAGTCTGGCGGTGCTTTGATTCAGCAATTTATGATCCTAACATTCGGATCACTTGCAAATTCGACTCCTTACTTGGGAGGAATTCTTTTGGTGATTGTTCTTGCGTGGTTAGCCGCGGCTAGGTCTCTCGAGACCCAGTTCAGTGCCTTGCGCCAAGAGGAAGAGCTTGAaaaggagatggagagagaggaagttAAGATACCTGTCTTGCCGCAATCAGAAAGCGGGAATGGCTCTTTGGCATCTGGTTCGACTTTCAACCCTGCCACCGGCGACTCGGCGAGCAGTTCATCCGAGACTTCGACGCCTCGCAATTAA
- the LOC104449477 gene encoding serine-threonine kinase receptor-associated protein → MDKKRTVVPLVCHGHSRPVVDLFYSPITPDGFFLISASKDSSPMLRNGETGDWIGTFEGHKGAVWSCCLDTNALRAASGSADFSAKLWDALSGDELHSFEHKHIVRSCAFSEDTHLLLTGGVEKILRIFDLNRPDAPPREVDNSPGSIRTVAWLHSDQTILSSCTDIGGVRLWDVRSGKIVQTLETKSPVTSSEVSQDGRYITTADGSTVKFWDANHFGLVKSYNMPCNIESASLEPKLGNKFIAGGEDMWVHIFDFHTGEEIGCNKGHHGPVHCVRFSPGGESYASGSEDGTIRIWQTGPANNVEGDANPSNGPVTGKAKVGADEVTRKVEDLQIGKEGKIGEKDNAADA, encoded by the exons ATGGACAAGAAGAGGACGGTGGTGCCGCTCGTGTGCCACGGGCATTCGCGGCCGGTGGTCGATTTGTTTTACAGCCCGATCACGCCGGATGGCTTCTTCCTCATCAGTGCGAGCAAAG ATTCTAGCCCAATGCTGCGAAATGGAGAGACTGGAGATTGGATTGGAACCTTTGAGGGACATAAAGGTGCAGTCTGGAGCTGCTGCCTGGACACTAATGCTCTACGTGCTGCATCCGGCTCTGCAGATTTCTCCGC GAAACTGTGGGATGCATTGTCCGGGGATGAATTGCACTCTTTTGAACACAAGCACATTGTCCGGTCATGCGCCTTCTCAGAG GACACTCATCTCTTGCTGACCGGCGGTGTCGAGAAAATTCTTCGAATTTTTGACTTGAACCGACCAGATGCTCCTCCCAGAGAAGTTGACAATTCACCAGGTTCAATAAGAACTGTTGCATGGCTCCATAGTGATCAGACCATATTAAGTTCCTGTACTGATATTGGTGGCGTAAG GTTATGGGATGTAAGGagtgggaaaattgttcaaactTTGGAGACAAAATCCCCTGTCACTAGTTCTGAAGTGAGTCAGGATGGTCGCTATATTACCACAGCTGATGGTTCTACCGTTAAATTCTGGGATGCAAACCA CTTTGGGTTGGTGAAGAGCTACAACATGCCCTGCAATATCGAGTCAGCCTCATTGGAACCAAAGCTTGGGAATAAATTTATTGCTGGTGGAGAAGACATGTGGGTTCACATTTTTGATTTCCATACTGGAGAAGAGATTG GATGCAACAAGGGTCATCACGGTCCTGTCCATTGCGTGCGATTTTCACCCGGTGGGGAATCCTACGCATCTGGATCAGAAGACGGCACTATAAGAATTTGGCAGACTGGGCCTGCAAATAATGTCGAGGGTGATGCAAATCCAAGCAACGGCCCAGTAACTGGTAAAGCAAAAGTCGGGGCAGATGAAGTTACTCGTAAAGTGGAGGACTTACAAATTGGCAAAGAAGGGAAGATTGGCGAGAAGGATAATGCTGCAGACGCATGA
- the LOC104449474 gene encoding uncharacterized protein LOC104449474, translated as MSTPLPSFTPALGIPAPSPPSSGKPDPKPASTNWWAPLFGWPSEPTHVAPTAAPDGCGDRPEKSGPEARKAGPRSRFAPGCFTEEKAKQLRRKTREGSSFHDAMYHSAIANRLAWD; from the coding sequence ATGTCGACCCCGCTCCCGTCTTTCACACCCGCCCTCGGGATCCCGGCCCCGTCGCCTCCTTCGTCCGGGAAGCCCGACCCGAAACCCGCCTCCACGAACTGGTGGGCCCCGCTCTTCGGGTGGCCCTCCGAGCCGACCCACGTCGCCCCCACGGCGGCCCCCGACGGCTGCGGCGACCGCCCGGAGAAGTCCGGTCCGGAGGCCCGGAAGGCAGGGCCCAGATCCAGGTTCGCGCCGGGCTGCTTCACGGAGGAGAAAGCGAAGCAACTCCGGAGGAAGACCAGGGAGGGGTCGAGCTTCCACGACGCAATGTACCACTCGGCCATCGCGAACCGGCTCGCTTGGGACTGA
- the LOC104449480 gene encoding LOW QUALITY PROTEIN: coleoptile phototropism protein 1 (The sequence of the model RefSeq protein was modified relative to this genomic sequence to represent the inferred CDS: inserted 1 base in 1 codon), with translation MKKLTLPEPDVKAQQQFLGGSMAADCWFDDACILDMDYFVKTVTAIKAKGVRPDLVGSIISHYASKWLPELAEDFPEKGGAAVLAEFEGSPESATASWMKKRFFVETLVAILPPXRNSIPCNFLLRLLRTANMVGAEASYRLELETRVSWQLEQASLKELMIPSFSHTCGTLLDIELILRLVERFVSLEFEGGSGIKSGTALIKVAKLVDCYLAEAAVDSNLSVAEFMALASVLPSQARSSDDGLYRAIDTYLKAHPNASKQERKRLCGLMDSRKLSPEASLHAAQNERLPVRSVIQVLFSEQTKLNRHVDWSGSFSSARSPNTAGLEPPARCLSKREAGAQQGEVRKLREEVARLQSQCSSMQAQIDRMLEKKSKGFFRWKKIGLVPSSAKNSVGVAERVDESDQVEASFGTFTPVNMKTRLVKGRTPPKWRKSMS, from the exons ATGAAGAAGCTGACGTTGCCGGAACCCGACGTCAAGGCGCAGCAGCAGTTCCTGGGCGGTTCCATGGCCGCCGACTGTTGGTTCGACGATGCGTGCATCCTCGACATGGACTACTTCGTCAAGACGGTCACGGCCATCAAGGCCAAGGGCGTCCGCCCCGACCTCGTTGgctccatcatctcccactatGCCTCCAAGTGGCTCCCCGAGCTCGCTGAGGACTTCCCTGAGAAGGGCGGTGCTGCCGTCCTCGCCGAGTTCGAGGGCTCCCCTGAGAGCGCCACGGCATCGTGGATGAAGAAGCGGTTCTTCGTTGAGACCCTTGTCGCCATCCTTCCCC AGCGGAACTCCATCCCGTGCAACTTCTTGCTGCGCCTCTTGCGCACGGCCAACATGGTCGGTGCCGAGGCGAGTTACAG GTTAGAGCTAGAGACGAGGGTGTCATGGCAATTGGAGCAGGCCTCGCTGAAGGAGCTCATGATACCGTCGTTCAGCCACACGTGCGGTACGCTGCTCGACATCGAGCTCATCCTGAGGCTGGTCGAGAGATTCGTGAGCTTGGAGTTCGAAGGCGGCAGCGGCATCAAGAGCGGGACCGCGCTGATCAAAGTGGCCAAGCTCGTGGACTGTTACTTGGCTGAAGCCGCGGTCGATTCGAACCTGAGCGTCGCCGAGTTCATGGCCCTCGCCAGCGTCCTTCCCAGCCAGGCGCGGTCGTCCGACGATGGTTTGTACAGGGCCATCGACACCTATCTCAAG GCACATCCGAACGCGTCGAAGCAAGAGAGGAAGAGGCTGTGCGGGCTCATGGACAGCCGAAAGCTCTCGCCGGAGGCCTCCCTCCATGCGGCCCAGAACGAGCGCCTGCCCGTGCGATCCGTGATCCAGGTCCTCTTCTCGGAGCAGACCAAGCTGAACCGCCACGTCGACTGGAGCGGCTCCTTCAGTAGCGCCCGGAGCCCGAACACGGCCGGGCTCGAGCCCCCGGCGCGGTGCCTCTCGAAGCGCGAGGCGGGCGCGCAGCAGGGGGAGGTGCGGAAACTGAGGGAGGAGGTGGCGAGGCTACAGAGCCAGTGCAGCAGCATGCAGGCGCAGATCGACAGGATgctggagaagaagagcaaGGGCTTCTTCAGGTGGAAGAAGATAGGCCTGGTGCCGAGTTCGGCCAAGAACAGCGTCGGCGTGGCGGAGAGGGTCGACGAAAGTGACCAAGTCGAAGCTAGCTTCGGGACCTTCACGCCTGTCAACATGAAGACCAGGCTTGTCAAAGGCAGGACGCCTCCCAAGTGGAGGAAATCCATGTCCTAG
- the LOC104449478 gene encoding caffeoylshikimate esterase, whose protein sequence is MAGEEEKKETPPNFWGHMPEDEYYASQGVRNSQSYFETPNGKLFTQSFLPLDQEVKASVYMTHGYGSDTGWLFQKICINFATWGYAVFAADLLGHGRSDGLRCYMGDMEKIAATSVSFFTHVRKSEPYKDLPAFLFGESMGGATTMLMYFQSEPDTWTGLIFSAPLFVIPENMKPSKVRLFLYGMLFGVADTWASMPDNKMVGKAIKDPEKLKIIASNPRRYTGKPRVGTMREIARVCQYIQDNFARVSAPFLTVHGTSDGVTCPTSSQLLYEKASSSDKTLKLYDGMYHSLIQGEPDENADRVLGDMREWIDERVARYGPKIA, encoded by the exons ATGGCAggggaagaggaaaagaaggagaCGCCCCCGAACTTCTGGGGGCACATGCCGGAGGATGAGTACTACGCGTCGCAAGGGGTGCGCAACTCCCAGTCCTACTTCGAGACCCCAAACGGCAAGCTCTTCACGCAGAGCTTCCTTCCCTTGGATCAGGAAGTCAAGGCCTCGGTCTACATGACCCACGGCTACGGATCCGACACCGGCTGGCTCTTCCAGAAGATCTGCATCAACTTCGCCACCTGGGGCTACGCCGTCTTCGCCGCCGATCTCCTCGGCCACGGCCGCTCCGACGGCCTCCGTTGCTACATGG GTGACATGGAGAAGATCGCTGCCACCTCCGTATCGTTCTTCACCCACGTCCGCAAGAGCGAGCCCTACAAGGACCTGCCGGCCTTCCTGTTCGGCGAGTCCATGGGCGGGGCGACGACAATGCTGATGTACTTCCAATCCGAGCCCGACACATGGACGGGATTGATCTTCTCGGCGCCGCTCTTCGTGATCCCGGAGAACATGAAGCCCAGCAAG GTACGGCTGTTCCTCTACGGCATGCTCTTCGGGGTCGCCGACACGTGGGCGAGCATGCCGGACAACAAGATGGTGGGGAAGGCCATCAAGGACCCCGAGAAGCTCAAGATCATCGCGTCGAACCCGCGGAGGTACACGGGCAAGCCGAGGGTCGGCACGATGAGGGAGATCGCCCGGGTGTGCCAGTACATACAGGACAACTTCGCCAGGGTGAGCGCCCCGTTCCTGACGGTCCACGGGACGTCGGACGGGGTCACGTGCCCCACCTCGTCGCAGCTCCTGTACGAGAAGGCGTCCAGCTCGGACAAGACCCTGAAGCTGTACGACGGGATGTACCACTCGCTGATCCAGGGGGAGCCCGACGAGAACGCCGACCGGGTGTTGGGCGACATGAGGGAGTGGATCGACGAGCGGGTCGCGAGGTACGGGCCGAAGATCGCCTGA
- the LOC104449473 gene encoding uncharacterized protein LOC104449473, with protein sequence MKTTMRMKKGSTTMRLKKGSKVEVLSMKEDFIGAWVYSEIISGNGRNYYVKCCGYPGTAGKKVERVPRKVIRPCPPPAEGIGVWVPGDVVEVFHNLSWKTAIVVKVFHENHFLVRPAGSFRHFNVHKRYLRARQIWKDGNWFVVGKGARNCTTSRRRRLAETDLKLQAGAEFSPTGGNTEFQFQVDSERKLKTDSHVCSPHVEAHCVGLKKIKLTTNNYWETLPGTASYASEKADASDYLNEEENNANYSFCCWRNRFPEVELEGLNNSLQLKTSKNIDTDSCASSVGSSSTNGKNWSSSSVNCCIRNTSGDLSDAESFVA encoded by the exons ATGAAGACAACGATGAGGATGAAAAAAGGAAGTACCACCATGAGACTGAAAAAGGGAAGTAAAGTGGAGGTGCTTAGCATGAAAGAGGACTTCATAGGTGCTTGGGTCTATTCCGAAATAATATCTGGAAATGGGCGCAATTACTATGTGAAATGCTGTGGTTATCCCGGTACTGCCGGGAAGAAAGTAGAGAGGGTGCCGAGGAAGGTTATTCGGCCTTGTCCACCTCCTGCGGAAGGCATAGGTGTATGGGTTCCAGGTGATGTTGTCGAGGTGTTTCACAACCTATCATGGAAGACTGCCATAGTTGTGAAGGTTTTTCATGAAAACCACTTCTTAGTTAGGCCAGCTGGAAGCTTTCGGCATTTCAATGTCCATAAACGATATCTCAGGGCTAGGCAGATATGGAAAGATGGCAACTGGTTCGTGGTTGGAAAG GGCGCTCGTAATTGCACCACATCCAGGAGAAGACGACTTGCCGAAACAGACTTGAAGCTGCAAGCTGGAGCTGAATTTTCCCCAACTGGAGGAAATACTGAATTTCAGTTTCAAGTAGATTCAGAGAGGAAATTGAAGACAGATTCCCATGTTTGCTCGCCTCATGTTGAAGCACATTGTGTTGGTCTTAAGAAGATCAAGCTTACTACCAATAATTACTGGGAGACTTTGCCAGGGACTGCATCTTATGCTTCAGAAAAGGCTGATGCATCCGATTACCTGAATGAGGAagaaaataatgcaaattattcCTTCTGCTGCTGGAGAAATAGGTTCCCCGAGGTGGAACTGGAAGGGTTGAATAATTCTTTGCAGCTGAAGACGTCAAAGAACATCGACACTGATAGTTGTGCATCATCTGTTGGCAGCTCTAGTACTAATGGCAAGAATTGGTCGTCAAGTTCAGTAAATTGCTGCATCAGGAATACTTCTGGCGATCTCAGTGACGCTGAATCATTTGTGGCATAA
- the LOC104449472 gene encoding uncharacterized protein LOC104449472 produces MQKVTLLLLILCATSYNATSLIDGLLPNGDFEKGPEQSQLKGTVVTSKTAIPKWGISGYVEYIKSGQKQGDMLLVVPEGEFAVRLGNEASIKQKVKVEKGTFYSVTFSAARTCAQEEKLNVSVTPNHEAHDWGILPMQTMYSSNGWDSYCWSFRADAPEIEISIHNPGMDEDPACGPLIDSVALKALYIPKRTNANLVKNGNFEEGPYVPPKTSWGVLIPPHIEDDHSPLPGWIIESLKAVKFVDSDHFAVPEGKRAVELVAGKESAIAQVVSTQRGKVYVLTFAVGDAKNSCEGSMAVEAYAGTASVTVPYTSTGKGGYVHAKLRFTATSDRTRVRFLSSYYNMQSDHSGSLCGPVIDDVRLVSVRNRKLA; encoded by the exons ATGCAGAAGGTGACATTGCTGCTGCTGATACTGTGCGCCACCTCCTACAATGCCACATCTCTCATCGATG GTTTACTGCCGAACGGCGACTTCGAGAAGGGCCCGGAGCAGTCGCAGCTGAAGGGAACGGTTGTCACCAGCAAAACTGCCATTCCTAAATGGGGAATTTCAGGCTATGTTGAGTACATCAAATCGGGTCAAAAGCAGGGCGATATGTTACTGGTGGTTCCTGAAGGAGAATTTGCAGTGAGGCTTGGCAACGAGGCTTCGATAAAGCAGAAGGTGAAGGTCGAGAAGGGTACGTTCTACTCGGTCACATTCAGTGCAGCCCGAACGTGCGCgcaagaagagaaattgaatgTATCGGTCACGCCGAACCATGAGGCACACGACTGGGGAATATTGCCGATGCAGACGATGTACAGCAGCAATGGATGGGATTCTTACTGCTGGAGTTTCCGGGCGGACGCCCCCGAAATCGAGATCTCAATCCACAACCCCGGCATGGATGAGGACCCGGCTTGTGGACCATTGATTGATTCAGTCGCATTGAAGGCATTGTACATCCCGAAACGCACTAATG CAAATTTGGTGAAGAATGGAAATTTTGAAGAAGGTCCTTATGTGCCCCCAAAGACATCATGGGGCGTCCTAATTCCGCCCCACATTGAGGATGACCACAGCCCTTTGCCCGGATGGATAATCGAATCCCTAAAAGCAGTGAAGTTCGTCGATTCGGACCACTTCGCTGTTCCTGAGGGAAAGCGTGCAGTGGAACTTGTCGCCGGGAAGGAAAGCGCCATCGCACAAGTTGTCTCGACCCAGCGTGGCAAAGTTTATGTCCTTACATTTGCGGTCGGCGATGCCAAGAACTCATGTGAAGGGTCTATGGCAGTGGAGGCATATGCAGGGACTGCGTCTGTTACAGTGCCCTACACTTCTACGGGCAAAGGCGGTTACGTCCATGCTAAACTCCGGTTCACAGCCACATCGGATCGCACCAGGGTCAGGTTCTTGAGCTCGTACTACAACATGCAGAGCGATCACTCTGGTTCTCTGTGCGGACCTGTTATTGATGATGTGAGGTTGGTTAGCGTTCGCAACCGCAAACTAGCATGA